The following coding sequences are from one Streptomyces sp. V3I7 window:
- the pyrH gene encoding UMP kinase, whose translation MTTKAQKSDDGKVRGRFLLKLSGEAFSGGGGLGVDPDVVHKIAREIAAVVRDGAEIAVVIGGGNFFRGAELQQRGMDRARSDYMGMLGTVMNCLALQDFLEKEGIDSRVQTAITMGQVAEPYIPLRAIRHLEKGRVVIFGAGMGMPYFSTDTTAAQRALEIDAEALLMGKNGVDGVYDADPKTNPDAVKFDSLGYGEVITRELKVADATAVTLCRDNRLPILVFELLAEGNIARAVKGEKIGTLVGDQGSRN comes from the coding sequence ATGACCACCAAGGCCCAGAAGAGCGACGACGGCAAAGTACGCGGCCGGTTTCTGCTGAAGCTGTCCGGAGAGGCCTTCTCCGGTGGCGGGGGCCTGGGCGTGGACCCCGACGTGGTGCACAAGATCGCCCGTGAGATCGCGGCCGTCGTGCGCGACGGTGCCGAGATCGCGGTCGTCATCGGCGGCGGCAACTTCTTCCGCGGCGCCGAGCTCCAGCAGCGCGGCATGGACCGCGCCCGGTCCGACTACATGGGCATGCTCGGCACCGTGATGAACTGCCTCGCCCTCCAGGACTTCCTGGAGAAGGAGGGCATCGACAGCCGCGTACAGACCGCCATCACCATGGGCCAGGTCGCCGAGCCGTACATCCCGCTGCGCGCCATCCGGCACCTGGAGAAGGGCCGCGTGGTCATCTTCGGCGCCGGTATGGGCATGCCGTACTTCTCCACCGACACCACCGCCGCCCAGCGCGCCCTCGAGATCGACGCCGAGGCGCTCCTCATGGGCAAGAACGGCGTGGACGGTGTCTACGACGCCGACCCGAAGACCAACCCGGACGCCGTCAAGTTCGACTCCCTCGGCTACGGCGAGGTCATCACCCGCGAACTGAAGGTCGCCGACGCCACCGCCGTCACGCTGTGCCGCGACAACAGGCTTCCGATCCTCGTGTTCGAGCTCCTCGCGGAGGGCAATATCGCGCGGGCCGTCAAGGGTGAGAAGATCGGCACGCTCGTGGGAGATCAGGGCAGCCGGAACTGA
- the frr gene encoding ribosome recycling factor, with the protein MIEETLLEAEEKMEKAVVVAKEDFAAIRTGRAHPAMFNKIVADYYGALTPINQLASFSVPEPRMAVVTPFDKSALRNIEQAIRDSDLGVNPSNDGNIIRVVFPELTEERRRDYIKVAKGKAEDARVSIRSVRRKAKDAIDKLIKDGEVGEDEGRRAEKELDDTTAKYVAQVDELLKHKEAELLEV; encoded by the coding sequence GTGATCGAAGAGACCCTCCTCGAGGCCGAGGAGAAGATGGAGAAGGCCGTCGTGGTCGCCAAGGAGGACTTCGCCGCGATCCGCACCGGGCGTGCGCACCCGGCGATGTTCAACAAGATCGTGGCCGACTACTACGGCGCGCTGACGCCGATCAACCAGCTGGCCTCGTTCTCCGTGCCGGAGCCGCGCATGGCCGTCGTGACCCCGTTCGACAAGAGCGCGCTGCGTAACATCGAGCAGGCGATCCGCGACTCCGACCTGGGCGTCAACCCCAGCAACGATGGCAACATCATCCGTGTGGTGTTCCCCGAGCTGACCGAGGAGCGCCGCCGCGACTACATCAAGGTCGCCAAGGGCAAGGCCGAGGACGCCCGCGTCTCGATCCGCTCCGTGCGCCGCAAGGCCAAGGACGCCATCGACAAGCTGATCAAGGACGGCGAGGTCGGCGAGGACGAGGGCCGTCGTGCGGAGAAGGAGCTCGACGACACCACGGCGAAGTACGTCGCCCAGGTGGACGAGCTCCTGAAGCACAAGGAAGCGGAGCTGCTCGAGGTCTGA
- a CDS encoding phosphatidate cytidylyltransferase → MNDSSWGPPPPSGYVGPTDHGPGHDQDGDRGAARLSGPLFRDEPFHSEPSYQGAPHHDTFRTQNPSAYPHGGAPQNPEPMPDAPQPVPAPQKKSAGRDLGAAIGVGVGLGAVIVASLFIVKAVFVGVIAVAVVVGLWELTSRLQERKEIKAPLVPLAVGGAAMVVAGYVRGAEGAWIAMALTALAVLVWRMTEPPENYLRDVTAGVFAAFYVPFLATFVAMMLDAHDGSWRVLTFLILTVVSDTGAYAVGWRFGRHKLAPRISPGKTREGLLGAIAFAMVAGALCMQFLIDDGTWWQGLLLGLAVAVSATLGDLGESMIKRDLGIKDMGTLLPGHGGIMDRLDSLLPTAPVVWLLLVIFVGSV, encoded by the coding sequence ATGAACGACTCTTCCTGGGGGCCGCCGCCACCGAGCGGGTACGTAGGGCCCACCGACCACGGGCCTGGCCACGACCAGGATGGCGACCGGGGGGCCGCTCGGCTGAGCGGCCCCTTGTTCCGAGACGAGCCGTTCCACAGCGAGCCGTCCTACCAGGGCGCTCCGCACCACGACACGTTCCGCACCCAGAACCCGTCGGCCTACCCCCACGGAGGGGCGCCGCAGAATCCGGAGCCCATGCCCGACGCCCCGCAGCCGGTGCCCGCACCGCAGAAGAAGAGCGCGGGCCGGGACCTGGGAGCGGCCATAGGGGTCGGGGTCGGGCTCGGAGCGGTGATCGTCGCGTCGCTGTTCATCGTCAAGGCCGTGTTCGTCGGCGTGATCGCGGTCGCCGTCGTGGTGGGCCTGTGGGAGCTGACCAGCAGACTCCAGGAGCGCAAGGAGATCAAGGCGCCCCTGGTCCCGCTGGCGGTCGGCGGCGCCGCGATGGTGGTCGCCGGATACGTCCGGGGCGCCGAGGGCGCCTGGATCGCCATGGCGCTCACCGCGCTGGCCGTCCTGGTCTGGCGTATGACGGAACCGCCCGAGAACTACCTCAGAGACGTCACGGCAGGCGTCTTCGCGGCGTTCTACGTGCCGTTCCTGGCCACGTTCGTGGCGATGATGCTGGACGCCCACGACGGCTCGTGGCGCGTGCTGACCTTCCTGATCCTGACGGTCGTCAGCGACACGGGCGCGTACGCCGTCGGCTGGCGCTTCGGCAGGCACAAGCTCGCCCCGCGCATCAGCCCCGGCAAGACCCGCGAGGGCCTGCTCGGCGCGATCGCCTTCGCGATGGTGGCGGGCGCGCTGTGCATGCAGTTCCTCATCGACGACGGCACCTGGTGGCAGGGCCTGCTCCTGGGCCTCGCGGTAGCGGTCAGCGCCACGCTCGGCGACCTCGGCGAGTCGATGATCAAGCGGGACCTCGGCATCAAGGACATGGGCACGCTGCTGCCGGGCCACGGCGGCATCATGGACCGCCTGGATTCTTTGCTCCCCACGGCTCCGGTGGTGTGGCTGCTTCTGGTGATCTTCGTGGGGTCTGTGTAG